A genome region from Myroides fluvii includes the following:
- the murC gene encoding UDP-N-acetylmuramate--L-alanine ligase: protein MDMNSIKSVYFIGIGGIGMSALARYFKFMGKEVAGYDKVSTQLTQELEAAGIEIHYEDTIDLIGANYKEVASTLVVVTPAVPQEHTEWNYFKSNQFEIKKRSEVLGIITKDTYCFAVAGTHGKTTTTSILGHLLFQAGLDVTAFVGGVVENYQTNLIGSGKTITVVEADEFDRSFLRLFPNVACITSTEADHLDIFGTAEEMLVAFEDFAHRLPDANKLFVTEAVGLDGIRVGFGADCSYQAKNIKVVNGWYVFDIATPKETIHEVSFGLPGRHNLSNALMAFAMASDYGVDTQQLVEGLKSFRGVRRRFSYKIRREDLIYIDDYAHHPTEIKAASQAVHEMHGDKKIVAVFQPHLYSRTRDFLDEFASALSTFDNVILLDIYPARELPIEGVTSAKILEQLTSKEKHLVAKEDLITHLKASDAEIILTIGAGDIGEMVQDIKIALEEK, encoded by the coding sequence ATGGATATGAATAGCATTAAGAGCGTTTATTTTATTGGAATAGGAGGCATCGGTATGAGTGCCTTGGCTCGTTATTTTAAATTCATGGGAAAAGAAGTAGCTGGATATGATAAAGTATCTACGCAATTGACACAAGAATTAGAAGCCGCTGGAATTGAAATTCACTATGAAGATACTATTGATTTAATCGGCGCAAATTATAAAGAAGTAGCCTCAACGTTGGTTGTTGTTACACCAGCGGTTCCTCAGGAACACACAGAGTGGAATTATTTCAAATCCAATCAATTTGAAATTAAAAAACGCTCAGAAGTGTTGGGAATTATTACCAAAGATACCTACTGCTTTGCAGTGGCGGGTACACATGGTAAAACGACGACGACAAGTATTTTAGGGCATTTGTTGTTTCAAGCTGGACTAGATGTTACCGCATTTGTAGGGGGAGTAGTTGAAAACTACCAAACCAATTTAATCGGAAGCGGTAAAACGATTACAGTAGTAGAAGCAGATGAGTTTGATCGTTCTTTTTTGCGTTTGTTCCCCAATGTAGCCTGTATCACTTCAACAGAAGCGGATCACTTGGATATATTTGGAACCGCAGAGGAAATGTTGGTTGCTTTTGAGGATTTTGCTCATCGTTTACCCGATGCAAATAAGTTATTTGTGACAGAAGCGGTAGGTTTAGACGGAATTCGAGTAGGATTTGGTGCGGATTGCAGCTATCAAGCGAAAAATATAAAAGTAGTAAACGGTTGGTATGTGTTTGATATAGCAACACCAAAAGAAACTATTCACGAAGTTTCATTTGGTTTGCCAGGAAGACACAATTTATCCAATGCGTTGATGGCTTTTGCCATGGCAAGTGATTACGGAGTAGATACGCAGCAGTTGGTCGAAGGGTTGAAAAGCTTCCGCGGTGTAAGACGAAGATTCTCGTATAAAATTAGACGAGAAGATTTGATTTACATCGATGATTATGCCCATCATCCAACTGAAATTAAAGCCGCAAGTCAGGCCGTTCACGAAATGCACGGAGATAAAAAGATTGTTGCAGTATTTCAACCCCACTTGTACAGTAGAACAAGGGATTTTTTGGATGAATTCGCTTCAGCACTTTCAACGTTTGACAATGTTATTTTGTTAGATATTTATCCCGCTCGAGAATTGCCTATTGAAGGGGTTACCTCGGCCAAAATATTAGAGCAACTAACCTCTAAAGAGAAACATTTAGTTGCCAAAGAAGATTTGATTACACATTTAAAAGCATCAGATGCTGAAATTATCCTGACTATTGGTGCGGGTGATATTGGAGAAATGGTGCAAGACATAAAAATAGCTTTAGAAGAAAAATAA
- a CDS encoding cell division protein FtsQ/DivIB — protein MKKLWKKIKWSDLRILMMLGALLFLYSFSNDRSTHRNLKGVDIIFKGEETHFVTSSDVKKIVADKSGNITAQDRSTVDLSTLEKGVLENKLIREAEVYVTIDGVLKVEVNQKKAIGRVVGEAESYYLDEDGHRMPLSENYAERVILVEGTIKKETQNELKHMLDVINADAFLKQEITGISIQPNEVIYLKSRVNTFEILFGSFNEIERKLMNYKAFMQYAINENIEIDSYKKINLKFTQQVVCSK, from the coding sequence ATGAAAAAGTTGTGGAAGAAAATAAAATGGTCAGACTTGCGCATTTTGATGATGCTAGGAGCCTTATTGTTTTTGTATTCTTTTAGCAATGACCGAAGTACACATCGTAATTTAAAAGGAGTAGATATTATTTTTAAAGGAGAAGAGACGCATTTTGTAACCTCTAGTGATGTAAAAAAAATTGTTGCAGATAAAAGTGGAAATATTACAGCTCAGGATCGATCAACAGTAGATTTAAGTACTTTAGAAAAAGGAGTATTAGAGAATAAACTGATTAGAGAAGCAGAGGTGTATGTGACCATTGACGGTGTTTTAAAAGTTGAAGTCAATCAAAAAAAGGCGATCGGGCGTGTAGTAGGAGAAGCAGAATCCTATTATTTAGATGAAGACGGCCATCGAATGCCGTTGTCAGAGAACTACGCAGAGCGCGTAATTTTGGTTGAAGGAACGATTAAAAAGGAAACACAAAATGAATTAAAACACATGTTGGACGTGATTAATGCCGATGCGTTTTTAAAACAAGAAATCACCGGAATTAGCATTCAGCCCAATGAGGTGATTTATCTGAAAAGTCGAGTGAATACATTTGAAATTCTATTTGGAAGTTTTAACGAAATAGAGCGAAAATTGATGAACTATAAAGCTTTTATGCAATATGCAATCAATGAGAATATAGAAATAGATAGTTATAAAAAGATCAATCTGAAATTTACCCAACAAGTGGTGTGTTCAAAATAA